A single Streptomyces mirabilis DNA region contains:
- a CDS encoding polyamine ABC transporter substrate-binding protein, giving the protein MEQYEPDRLSPAQVAAMRRSFRNGRAALSRRSLLRASAGGALAVGGLGALSGCGIPAAGKTQGGVSADDHSAKEKVIDFSNWPEYIDVDDSGKHRPTLDAFAKRTGIQVKYTEDINDNDEFFGKVQPQLAAGQDTGRDLIVVTDWLAARMIRLGYVQKLDASNLPHAFANLSDQFRSPDWDPGRAYSYPWQGISTVIAYNKKALDGVEVKSVSDLLDNPKLKGRVGFLTEMRDSIGMTMLDMGKDPAKFTDDDYDAVIARLQKAVDKGQIRRFTGNDYTSDLTKGDFAACVAWAGDIVQLQADSPDVGYVIPDSGYMTSTDNMLIPNKARHKTNAERLIDYYYELEPAAELAAYINYVSPVAGVQPYLAKIDKSAADNPLIIPDKAMQAKSHAFRSLSSKEETAYQQKFAKLTGA; this is encoded by the coding sequence ATGGAGCAGTACGAGCCGGACCGCCTCTCCCCGGCCCAAGTGGCCGCCATGCGGCGCAGTTTCAGGAATGGCAGGGCCGCGCTCAGCCGCCGCTCGCTGCTGCGCGCCTCCGCGGGCGGCGCGCTCGCCGTCGGCGGGCTCGGCGCGCTGAGCGGCTGCGGGATCCCGGCCGCGGGCAAGACCCAGGGCGGCGTCTCCGCCGACGACCACTCGGCCAAGGAGAAGGTCATCGACTTCTCCAACTGGCCCGAGTACATCGACGTGGACGACAGCGGCAAGCACCGTCCCACGCTCGACGCCTTCGCCAAGCGGACCGGTATCCAGGTCAAGTACACCGAGGACATCAACGACAACGACGAGTTCTTCGGCAAGGTCCAGCCGCAGCTCGCCGCGGGTCAGGACACCGGCCGCGACCTCATAGTGGTCACCGACTGGCTGGCCGCCCGCATGATCCGTCTGGGCTACGTCCAGAAACTGGACGCGTCCAACCTGCCGCACGCCTTCGCCAACCTGTCGGACCAGTTCCGCAGCCCCGACTGGGACCCCGGCCGGGCGTACTCGTACCCGTGGCAGGGCATCTCGACCGTCATCGCATACAACAAGAAAGCGCTCGACGGCGTCGAAGTGAAGTCGGTCTCCGACCTGCTCGACAACCCCAAACTCAAGGGCCGCGTCGGCTTCCTGACCGAGATGCGCGACAGCATCGGCATGACCATGCTCGACATGGGCAAGGACCCGGCGAAGTTCACCGACGACGACTACGACGCGGTGATCGCCCGCCTCCAGAAGGCCGTCGACAAGGGCCAGATCCGCCGCTTCACGGGCAACGACTACACGTCGGACCTCACCAAGGGCGACTTCGCCGCATGCGTCGCCTGGGCCGGTGACATCGTCCAGCTCCAGGCGGACAGCCCTGACGTCGGTTATGTGATCCCGGACAGCGGCTACATGACGTCGACCGACAACATGCTGATCCCCAACAAGGCGCGCCACAAGACGAACGCCGAGCGGCTCATCGACTACTACTACGAGCTCGAACCGGCCGCCGAACTCGCCGCCTACATCAACTACGTGAGCCCGGTCGCGGGAGTGCAGCCCTATCTCGCCAAGATCGACAAGTCGGCGGCGGACAACCCGCTGATCATTCCCGACAAGGCCATGCAGGCCAAGTCCCACGCCTTCCGCTCACTGAGCTCGAAGGAAGAGACGGCCTACCAGCAGAAGTTCGCGAAGCTCACAGGGGCGTGA
- a CDS encoding gamma-aminobutyraldehyde dehydrogenase has protein sequence MHNPGHRFQAQDRFAEGAQYIAGRLTKGTSGRTHAVVDPATGDEVYTFELASTVDVDAAVAAAREAFPGWAGATPGERSDALHRFAAVLADRAEEFARAESLQCGKPLKLTREFDVPGTIDNTAFFAGAARHLQGQSAGEYSGDHTSYVRREPIGVVGSIAPWNYPLQMAAWKILPAIAAGNTIVLKPAELTPLTSLLFAMAATEAGIPDGVINIVTGAGKDAGEHLVGHPDVAMTSFTGSTAVGKRVAEIATSTVKRLHLELGGKAPFVVFDDADLDAAVNGAVAGSLINTGQDCTAATRAYVQRPLYEEFVSRTAALMASVRLGDPFASGTDLGPLISHAQRDRVAGFVDRARGYARVVTGGEIPAELKDGAYYRPTLVADAPQDSEIVQSEIFGPVLVVLPFDSDDEGIRLANDTPYGLAASAWSRDVYRANRATREIKAGCVWVNDHIPIISEMPHGGYKASGFGKDMSAYSFEEYTQIKHVMFDNTAVARKDWHRTIFGDRP, from the coding sequence ATGCACAATCCGGGCCATCGCTTCCAGGCGCAGGACCGTTTCGCGGAAGGCGCGCAGTACATCGCGGGCCGACTGACCAAGGGCACTTCGGGCCGTACGCACGCGGTCGTCGACCCCGCCACCGGCGACGAGGTCTACACGTTCGAGCTGGCGAGCACCGTCGACGTGGACGCGGCCGTCGCCGCCGCCCGTGAGGCGTTCCCCGGCTGGGCGGGCGCCACTCCCGGCGAGCGCTCCGACGCCCTGCACCGCTTCGCCGCCGTGCTCGCCGACCGCGCCGAGGAGTTCGCCCGGGCGGAGTCGCTCCAGTGCGGAAAGCCCCTCAAGCTGACCCGCGAGTTCGACGTGCCCGGCACCATCGACAACACCGCCTTCTTCGCGGGCGCGGCCCGGCATCTGCAGGGGCAGTCGGCGGGCGAGTACTCCGGCGACCACACCTCGTACGTACGCCGCGAGCCCATCGGTGTCGTCGGCTCCATCGCGCCCTGGAACTACCCCCTCCAGATGGCCGCCTGGAAGATCCTCCCGGCGATCGCCGCGGGCAACACGATCGTGCTGAAGCCCGCCGAGCTGACCCCGCTGACCTCGCTGCTCTTCGCCATGGCCGCCACCGAGGCGGGCATCCCGGACGGCGTGATCAACATCGTGACGGGGGCCGGCAAGGACGCCGGTGAGCACCTCGTCGGCCACCCCGACGTGGCGATGACCTCCTTCACCGGGTCCACCGCGGTCGGCAAACGCGTCGCCGAGATCGCCACCTCGACCGTCAAGCGGCTCCATCTGGAACTGGGCGGCAAGGCCCCGTTCGTGGTCTTCGACGACGCGGACCTGGACGCCGCCGTGAACGGCGCGGTCGCGGGCTCGCTCATCAACACCGGGCAGGACTGCACGGCCGCCACGCGCGCGTATGTGCAAAGGCCCCTCTACGAAGAGTTCGTGTCCAGGACGGCCGCCCTGATGGCGAGCGTCCGCCTCGGCGACCCGTTCGCCTCCGGCACCGACCTCGGCCCGCTGATCTCGCACGCCCAGCGCGACCGCGTGGCCGGATTCGTCGACCGGGCCCGCGGCTACGCGCGTGTGGTGACCGGCGGAGAGATCCCCGCAGAGCTCAAGGACGGCGCCTACTACCGGCCCACGCTCGTCGCCGACGCTCCCCAGGACAGCGAGATCGTCCAGTCCGAGATCTTCGGTCCCGTCCTGGTGGTGCTCCCCTTCGACAGCGACGACGAGGGAATCAGGCTCGCCAACGACACTCCGTACGGTCTCGCCGCCTCCGCGTGGAGCCGGGACGTGTACCGGGCCAACCGTGCGACCCGCGAGATCAAGGCGGGCTGCGTGTGGGTCAACGACCACATTCCGATCATCAGCGAGATGCCGCACGGCGGCTACAAGGCGTCCGGCTTCGGCAAGGACATGTCGGCGTACTCGTTCGAGGAGTACACCCAGATCAAGCACGTCATGTTCGACAACACCGCGGTCGCCAGGAAGGACTGGCACCGCACGATCTTCGGGGACCGGCCCTAG
- a CDS encoding NADAR family protein, whose amino-acid sequence MSVVRAKVACMAKIDSWEALVSAVRSGARVKYLHFWGHRPRPDGQVSASCLSQWWPSPFEVDGVSYATAEHWMMAGKARLFGDAEAERRAIEASSPALAKKTGRLVRGFDEALWERERFGIVVEGSVHKFAAHPELRAFLLGTGARVLVEASPMDRVWGIGLAADDERAADPERWRGPNLLGFALMEARERLLREN is encoded by the coding sequence ATGTCAGTGGTGCGTGCCAAAGTGGCGTGCATGGCGAAGATCGATTCTTGGGAAGCGCTGGTCAGCGCGGTCCGCTCGGGGGCGAGAGTCAAGTACCTGCACTTCTGGGGCCACCGCCCGCGGCCGGACGGTCAGGTGAGTGCGAGCTGTCTGAGCCAGTGGTGGCCGTCACCGTTCGAGGTGGACGGTGTCTCCTACGCGACCGCCGAGCACTGGATGATGGCGGGCAAGGCACGGCTCTTCGGCGACGCGGAGGCGGAGCGGCGCGCGATCGAGGCGTCCAGCCCCGCGCTCGCCAAGAAGACGGGGCGGCTCGTGCGCGGCTTCGACGAGGCGCTATGGGAGCGGGAGCGCTTCGGGATCGTCGTCGAGGGCAGCGTGCACAAGTTCGCCGCCCACCCCGAGCTGCGCGCGTTCCTGCTGGGCACCGGTGCACGGGTGCTGGTCGAGGCCAGCCCGATGGACCGGGTCTGGGGCATAGGACTCGCGGCGGACGACGAGCGGGCGGCGGATCCCGAGCGGTGGCGGGGCCCGAACCTGCTGGGATTCGCCTTGATGGAGGCGCGGGAGCGGCTCCTCCGGGAGAACTAG
- a CDS encoding DUF4190 domain-containing protein — protein sequence MSEDAQAPQVPQDAAATPWASPDRSAPPPTQIDVPLAVGSEDAIPGGNPPPGSPPGGPLDNGAASPRPEPNPWAPPADQAPSRAPGAPTPPSVHNQPTVVALPGPGTPSHPQSPPQSWDNPFASPQPAPGEPVPPPPIAPEGPGQVPYGYGYGYPAYPAPGAGYPGAPGYGWPMMHPVPSNGMGTAGLVLGIISAVVFCLWPVAIILGILAVTFGVLGRRKARRGEANNPGQALAGIICGAVGIALGIAMIVVFFVLPDDSGDSDPFSGDDGYSTSLVVPHLG from the coding sequence ATGTCCGAGGACGCGCAGGCGCCACAGGTGCCGCAGGACGCCGCCGCGACCCCGTGGGCGTCCCCGGACCGGTCGGCTCCGCCGCCGACGCAGATCGACGTGCCGTTGGCCGTCGGTTCCGAGGACGCGATACCCGGCGGGAACCCCCCGCCGGGTTCCCCGCCCGGCGGCCCCCTGGACAACGGCGCCGCCAGCCCGCGACCCGAGCCGAACCCCTGGGCCCCGCCCGCGGACCAGGCACCCTCCCGCGCGCCCGGTGCTCCCACACCCCCCTCGGTGCACAACCAGCCGACGGTCGTCGCCCTCCCCGGGCCGGGCACCCCGAGCCACCCCCAGTCCCCGCCCCAGTCCTGGGACAACCCCTTCGCGTCCCCCCAGCCCGCCCCCGGAGAGCCGGTCCCCCCGCCGCCCATCGCTCCCGAGGGCCCCGGCCAGGTCCCGTACGGCTACGGATACGGCTACCCGGCCTACCCCGCGCCGGGAGCCGGCTACCCGGGCGCCCCCGGCTACGGCTGGCCGATGATGCACCCGGTGCCGAGCAACGGCATGGGCACCGCCGGGCTGGTGCTCGGCATCATCTCGGCCGTCGTCTTCTGTCTGTGGCCGGTCGCGATCATCCTGGGGATCCTCGCGGTGACCTTCGGCGTGCTGGGGCGACGCAAGGCGCGCCGCGGCGAGGCGAACAACCCCGGTCAGGCGCTGGCCGGGATCATCTGCGGAGCCGTCGGCATCGCGCTCGGCATCGCGATGATCGTGGTCTTCTTCGTCCTCCCGGACGACAGCGGTGACAGCGACCCGTTCAGCGGAGACGACGGCTACTCCACTTCACTCGTCGTGCCGCACCTCGGCTAG
- a CDS encoding glycerophosphodiester phosphodiesterase, which produces MRTVTAVAHRGDPYRVRENTLDSLRSALQLGADAVEIDVRLTRDKVPVLLHDETLKRLWELERPLRSLSSDEVRGLTGGGVPTLAEALEATKDSRVLVDLPGEPDGAAVRRIIDVIRECGAQDRVYYCAGAPAMLAVRATDPAAEIALTWTSLAPPRPALLEAVRPRWINYRFSLVDRALTARVHRGGHLLSVWTPDTRRSMRRLLDMGVDSITTNRIDALCALRKA; this is translated from the coding sequence ATGCGCACCGTGACTGCCGTGGCCCACCGCGGCGACCCCTATCGCGTCCGCGAGAACACCCTCGACTCGCTGCGTTCCGCGCTCCAACTGGGCGCGGACGCGGTCGAGATCGACGTACGGCTGACCCGCGACAAGGTGCCCGTGCTGCTGCACGACGAGACGCTGAAACGGCTGTGGGAGCTGGAGCGGCCGCTCAGGTCGCTCTCCTCGGACGAGGTGCGAGGGCTCACGGGCGGCGGGGTGCCGACGCTCGCGGAGGCCCTCGAGGCGACCAAGGACAGCCGGGTCCTGGTCGATCTGCCGGGAGAGCCCGACGGCGCTGCCGTACGCAGGATCATCGACGTCATCCGGGAGTGCGGGGCCCAGGACCGGGTGTACTACTGCGCGGGCGCCCCGGCCATGCTGGCGGTGCGCGCCACCGACCCCGCCGCCGAGATCGCGCTGACCTGGACGAGTCTCGCACCGCCGCGCCCGGCCCTCCTCGAAGCCGTACGGCCGCGCTGGATCAACTACCGATTCAGCCTGGTCGACCGCGCCCTCACGGCCCGCGTCCACCGCGGCGGCCATCTGCTCTCCGTCTGGACACCCGACACCCGCCGTTCCATGCGCCGGCTGTTGGACATGGGGGTGGATTCGATCACCACGAACCGCATCGACGCGCTGTGCGCGCTGCGCAAGGCCTGA
- a CDS encoding sigma-70 family RNA polymerase sigma factor, whose translation MTPEGTYVDGRQWRSIIAAAQAGDRRALDELVAGWLPLVYNIVGRALNGHADVDDVVQETMLRAVGNLGALRDPDSFRSWLVAITMRQIRERSRRRTAEPLADGAGEQAADFAELTVLRLQLEGQRREVAEAVRWLDDEDRQLLSLWWLEVAGELTRRELAAAVGISRQHAAVRVQRMKQRLETARDIVRALDGDHPGAGNSPCPDLRLVTARWDGRPDSVWRKRVARHIRGCAYCSGAREAVVPAERLLVGIALVPLPVGFTLSLALGGKTAVAATSVGWSAKLLGLLTKPAVAVTAGATLAAGGLYVVTRTPDDPPPALAAPTAASTARPPSGRTGEPSASPAPSPSPSASPSPSPSPSKTRVQLYGTVVDAVDSAPAASALPAALPRRAEKGVTATGAPATGLTHRGETVTLSGQGYFRVRWQVLPQQRTGALLMPTWTGLSGKLFHVASGGGHRMDDVQSGSTDGTTWMGGPSVGYAVLPSGTQQMWQNEYFWIDGTVTLHQNEGPADYNLFVQTSTWDKVTEDVRTGPAQGVIRYGLVRDNGKDTAPVPQYLTRSTPADPATVSRRSQVTS comes from the coding sequence GTGACACCGGAGGGGACGTACGTGGACGGGCGGCAGTGGCGCTCCATCATCGCGGCCGCGCAGGCCGGCGACCGGCGCGCACTCGACGAACTCGTCGCGGGCTGGCTCCCGCTCGTCTACAACATCGTCGGCCGCGCCCTGAACGGTCACGCGGACGTCGACGACGTCGTGCAGGAGACCATGCTGCGCGCCGTCGGCAACCTCGGCGCGCTGCGCGACCCGGACAGCTTCCGGTCCTGGCTGGTCGCCATCACCATGCGGCAGATACGGGAGCGCTCGCGCCGCCGGACGGCCGAGCCGCTGGCCGACGGCGCCGGCGAACAGGCCGCCGACTTCGCCGAACTGACCGTGCTGCGACTTCAGTTGGAGGGGCAGCGGCGCGAGGTCGCGGAGGCGGTGCGCTGGCTCGACGACGAGGACCGCCAGTTGCTCTCGCTGTGGTGGCTGGAGGTCGCGGGCGAACTCACCCGGCGCGAGCTGGCGGCGGCGGTCGGGATCAGCAGGCAGCACGCGGCGGTGCGGGTGCAGCGGATGAAGCAGCGGCTGGAGACCGCACGGGACATCGTGCGGGCGCTCGACGGCGACCACCCCGGCGCGGGCAACTCCCCCTGCCCCGACCTGCGGTTGGTGACCGCCCGCTGGGACGGACGGCCCGACTCGGTGTGGCGCAAGCGGGTGGCCCGGCACATCCGGGGCTGCGCGTACTGCTCGGGCGCCCGCGAGGCCGTCGTACCGGCCGAACGCCTCCTCGTCGGGATCGCCCTCGTCCCGCTGCCGGTCGGTTTCACGCTGTCGCTCGCGCTCGGCGGCAAGACGGCGGTCGCCGCCACCTCCGTCGGTTGGTCCGCCAAGCTCCTCGGCCTGCTCACCAAGCCCGCCGTCGCCGTCACGGCCGGCGCCACTCTCGCGGCGGGCGGCCTGTACGTCGTCACCCGGACGCCCGACGACCCGCCCCCGGCCCTCGCCGCGCCCACGGCGGCGAGCACCGCACGCCCACCGTCGGGACGTACGGGCGAGCCGTCCGCCTCCCCGGCCCCCTCACCGTCCCCCTCCGCCTCCCCGTCACCGTCTCCGTCGCCCTCGAAGACCCGCGTCCAGCTCTACGGCACCGTCGTCGACGCCGTCGACAGCGCGCCCGCCGCCAGCGCGCTCCCGGCGGCGCTGCCCCGGCGCGCCGAGAAGGGTGTCACCGCCACCGGCGCGCCCGCCACGGGCCTCACCCATCGCGGGGAGACGGTCACCCTCAGCGGGCAGGGCTACTTCCGGGTCCGCTGGCAGGTCCTGCCCCAGCAGCGCACCGGCGCGCTGCTCATGCCGACCTGGACCGGGCTGAGCGGCAAGCTCTTCCACGTCGCCTCGGGCGGCGGTCACCGCATGGACGACGTGCAGTCGGGCTCGACGGACGGCACGACCTGGATGGGCGGCCCGTCCGTGGGCTACGCCGTCCTGCCCTCCGGCACCCAACAGATGTGGCAGAACGAGTACTTCTGGATCGACGGCACCGTCACCCTCCACCAGAACGAGGGCCCCGCCGACTACAACCTCTTCGTCCAGACCTCGACCTGGGACAAGGTGACCGAGGACGTCCGCACCGGCCCCGCCCAGGGCGTGATCCGCTACGGCCTCGTCCGTGACAACGGCAAGGACACCGCCCCGGTGCCGCAGTACCTGACCCGCTCGACCCCCGCCGACCCGGCGACGGTGAGCCGGCGCTCGCAGGTCACTTCCTGA
- a CDS encoding serine hydrolase domain-containing protein, with product MPARPRTVTAVATALVLGLTAGPLAVPAVAASSTPPRTATAATVTTGPDAGALRAALAGLPDADATAALVRVGGTDGRWLGSGGVHDLASGRAADPDALFRAGSTTKVVTAAVVLQLAAEGRVDLGAPAQRYLPGLLSPAFKPVSVRQLLNHTSGIQAGDGFGDSFADAYAHRFDTLTPRQVVASAVAKGPEFCPGKRQHYLNINYTILGMLIEKVTGHSYASEAARRVLRPAGMLHTYFPGTDPRIRGPHNFGYQAVKRADGTTEFVDVTEWNQADRWAAGDMISTTADLERLTTHLFRGDLVPEPQLKEMFTVPSRIDGATMSAGLERFEYGGRVYWLKSGGRYGYTAVMAATRDLSRTLVYSVNATDAKGEEMNPVALRIAMAALK from the coding sequence ATGCCCGCCCGCCCCCGAACCGTCACCGCCGTCGCCACCGCCCTCGTGCTGGGCCTGACGGCCGGCCCGCTGGCCGTGCCCGCCGTCGCCGCATCCTCCACCCCGCCACGGACGGCCACGGCGGCCACGGTCACGACCGGACCGGACGCCGGCGCCCTGCGCGCCGCGCTCGCGGGGCTGCCGGACGCCGACGCGACGGCCGCGCTCGTACGCGTCGGGGGCACCGACGGCCGCTGGCTCGGGAGCGGCGGAGTGCACGACCTGGCGAGCGGCCGCGCGGCGGACCCGGACGCGCTCTTCCGGGCCGGTTCGACGACGAAGGTGGTCACGGCGGCGGTCGTGCTGCAACTCGCGGCCGAGGGCAGGGTCGATCTGGGCGCGCCCGCGCAGCGCTATCTCCCCGGGCTGCTGTCGCCCGCCTTCAAGCCCGTCTCCGTACGCCAGTTGCTGAACCACACCAGCGGGATCCAGGCGGGTGACGGCTTCGGCGACTCCTTCGCGGACGCGTACGCACACCGCTTCGACACGCTCACGCCCAGGCAGGTCGTCGCCTCCGCGGTGGCGAAGGGGCCGGAGTTCTGCCCCGGCAAGCGGCAGCACTACCTGAACATCAACTACACGATCCTCGGCATGCTGATCGAGAAGGTCACAGGGCACTCGTACGCCTCCGAGGCCGCCCGGCGCGTGCTGCGGCCCGCCGGGATGCTGCACACGTACTTCCCCGGTACCGATCCGCGCATCCGGGGGCCGCACAACTTCGGCTACCAGGCAGTGAAGCGGGCGGACGGCACGACGGAGTTCGTCGACGTGACCGAGTGGAACCAGGCGGACCGCTGGGCGGCGGGCGACATGATCTCCACGACGGCGGACCTTGAGCGGCTGACCACCCACCTCTTCCGTGGCGACCTGGTCCCGGAGCCACAGCTGAAGGAGATGTTCACGGTTCCGTCGCGCATCGACGGGGCCACCATGAGCGCCGGGCTCGAGCGCTTCGAGTACGGCGGGCGGGTCTACTGGCTCAAGTCGGGCGGGCGGTACGGATACACGGCGGTCATGGCGGCCACCCGCGATCTCTCCCGCACGCTCGTCTACTCGGTCAACGCCACGGACGCGAAGGGCGAGGAGATGAACCCGGTCGCCCTGCGCATCGCGATGGCGGCACTCAAGTAG
- a CDS encoding class I SAM-dependent methyltransferase yields MTTTSQEAFLRAFHAERPAVTVDAFAGGRAPDGRSSYEILCDRVAGHGRVLDLGCGDGLLLELLARTEGRRPAGVDLSPEALALARRRPLPAGTTLSESRAQHLPFADDTFDACVSHMALMLMGEVEQVAAELARVLRPGGMLACVIGGGAVGGEAYELFVGLLRSAVETAPAGQRIPALGDRRTRSRAGLDSVLAPVGFAPVDWETVPIDLSGPVEQVWEALAGVYDVGPLDAATVESLRAAFLTGAKKLTAQNGVVPCGMNVHLVTTNLTTT; encoded by the coding sequence ATGACGACGACATCGCAAGAAGCCTTCCTGCGGGCCTTCCACGCCGAGCGGCCGGCGGTGACGGTGGACGCGTTCGCCGGTGGCCGTGCGCCGGACGGCCGGTCCAGCTACGAGATCTTGTGCGACCGGGTCGCCGGACACGGTCGGGTGCTGGATCTCGGTTGCGGCGACGGCCTGTTGCTCGAACTGCTCGCCCGGACCGAGGGACGGCGGCCGGCCGGGGTGGACCTCTCCCCGGAAGCCCTGGCGCTGGCGCGACGCCGACCGCTGCCCGCCGGGACGACGCTGTCGGAGAGCCGGGCCCAGCACCTTCCCTTCGCCGACGACACCTTCGACGCCTGCGTCTCCCACATGGCGCTGATGCTGATGGGCGAGGTGGAACAGGTGGCCGCGGAATTGGCCCGGGTGTTGCGCCCCGGGGGCATGCTGGCGTGCGTGATCGGCGGCGGCGCCGTGGGCGGTGAGGCGTACGAGCTGTTCGTCGGGCTGTTGCGGTCCGCGGTCGAGACGGCTCCCGCCGGGCAGCGCATCCCCGCCCTCGGGGACCGCAGGACCCGCAGCCGTGCGGGGCTCGACAGCGTCCTCGCGCCGGTCGGATTCGCCCCGGTCGACTGGGAGACCGTCCCCATCGACCTGAGCGGTCCGGTGGAACAGGTGTGGGAAGCCCTGGCGGGTGTCTATGACGTCGGCCCACTCGACGCGGCCACCGTGGAGTCCCTGCGTGCGGCCTTCCTCACCGGGGCGAAGAAGCTCACGGCGCAAAACGGGGTCGTCCCGTGCGGGATGAACGTGCATCTCGTGACGACGAACCTGACGACTACTTGA
- a CDS encoding MFS transporter yields the protein MNVTTTANEPRERRAATLVMACVGVFVAYLPVTTVSVSLPTIQRALHTSTAQLSWVSDAFVLPMAALILTAGVFGDVHGRKKVFQAGLAFSAVGAAIALCARSVEVLWVGQAFAGLGAAALLPTTLALISHAVPDHRERGKFVGLWATALMAALAVGPVIAGLILEHFSWRWIYLLPVPASLLAMAFAARLVTDSRAPGSRRLDWPGQITAAVAITALVYGVIEGGAGSFTDVKVIVALVAAAVAAVAFVLVERRSDSPMLDLTLFRSPAFTATTLVAMISFLGLIGFFFALSLYFGMVQQLSTLEAAARMLMVTLMCILVGAPAGRLMHKVSPRVLITGGLLVTAASLLSLTSIDAGTSFGSLAWRLALLGLGLGFVITPMTAAAVASVPLRQAGMAAAGNSAFRQVGGALGPAVLGAVLSTKAVQTLPGHLTDVGLPATTVRSVTSAVDANGLGAVASMNLGADRGRALGALSEAFLDGLHLCLIIAAVLTLVAAAVGAVLLRSPRQPATRPVAGSGAAPAAPQETGAAEPLLGQRG from the coding sequence GTGAACGTCACGACAACGGCGAACGAGCCGCGGGAACGGCGGGCGGCCACGCTCGTCATGGCCTGCGTGGGCGTGTTCGTCGCGTATCTTCCGGTGACCACCGTCTCGGTGAGCCTGCCGACCATCCAGCGGGCGCTGCACACGTCGACCGCCCAACTGTCCTGGGTCTCGGACGCGTTCGTGCTGCCCATGGCCGCGCTGATTCTGACCGCCGGTGTCTTCGGCGACGTCCACGGCCGCAAGAAGGTCTTCCAGGCGGGTCTCGCGTTCAGCGCGGTGGGTGCGGCGATCGCGCTGTGCGCGCGGTCGGTCGAGGTCCTCTGGGTGGGCCAGGCCTTCGCCGGTCTGGGCGCCGCCGCGCTGCTGCCCACGACGCTGGCGCTGATCAGCCACGCGGTGCCCGACCACCGCGAGCGCGGCAAGTTCGTCGGGTTGTGGGCCACCGCCCTGATGGCGGCGCTGGCCGTCGGCCCGGTGATCGCGGGACTGATACTGGAGCACTTCTCCTGGCGCTGGATCTATCTGCTGCCCGTCCCGGCCTCGCTCCTCGCGATGGCCTTCGCGGCCCGGCTGGTGACCGACTCGCGCGCCCCCGGCTCACGACGTCTGGACTGGCCCGGCCAGATCACCGCCGCGGTGGCGATCACCGCGCTGGTCTACGGCGTCATCGAGGGCGGCGCCGGCTCCTTCACCGACGTGAAGGTGATCGTGGCCCTGGTGGCGGCGGCGGTCGCGGCCGTCGCGTTCGTCCTGGTGGAGCGGCGCAGTGACAGCCCGATGCTGGACCTGACGCTCTTCCGCAGCCCCGCCTTCACCGCCACGACGCTCGTCGCCATGATCAGCTTCCTGGGCCTCATCGGCTTCTTCTTCGCCCTCAGCCTCTACTTCGGCATGGTGCAGCAGCTCAGCACCCTGGAGGCGGCGGCCCGGATGCTGATGGTCACGCTGATGTGCATCCTCGTCGGGGCACCGGCCGGACGGCTGATGCACAAGGTGTCGCCCCGCGTCCTGATCACCGGCGGGCTGCTGGTGACCGCGGCCTCGCTGCTGTCGCTGACGTCCATCGACGCCGGTACCTCGTTCGGTTCGCTGGCCTGGCGGCTGGCCCTGCTGGGCCTCGGCCTGGGCTTCGTCATCACTCCCATGACGGCAGCGGCCGTCGCCTCCGTACCGCTGCGCCAGGCCGGTATGGCGGCCGCCGGGAACAGCGCGTTCCGGCAGGTCGGCGGCGCGCTCGGCCCGGCCGTCCTCGGCGCCGTGCTGTCCACCAAGGCCGTGCAAACCCTGCCGGGCCACCTCACCGACGTCGGTCTGCCCGCGACGACGGTACGGAGCGTCACCTCCGCGGTGGACGCGAACGGCCTGGGCGCGGTCGCGAGCATGAACCTGGGCGCCGACCGGGGCCGTGCCCTGGGCGCCCTGTCCGAGGCCTTCCTCGACGGCCTCCACCTGTGCCTGATCATCGCCGCGGTGCTGACCCTGGTCGCCGCGGCGGTCGGTGCCGTCCTGCTGCGCAGCCCGCGGCAGCCGGCCACCAGGCCGGTGGCCGGATCCGGCGCCGCCCCGGCGGCGCCGCAGGAGACCGGGGCGGCGGAGCCCCTGCTGGGGCAGCGCGGCTGA